A stretch of DNA from Cryptomeria japonica chromosome 4, Sugi_1.0, whole genome shotgun sequence:
TCATATTAACAACACAAGAAAAACTAACCATTGCAATATGGTTGGTGATCGAACCAATTTAAAACCCCTTATAGATGATAATTTCTAGTATTTAAATGTGTAATTTTAATAATTTTAGACATATTTTTCTATTTATTAGTTAATAATTTAAATTTCCCTTTTAATCAATTATGTCTTACCAATCTAGACATGGACATTGTTctctagatcataaaaaataaATCCTATTAGGATTAGTTCATATCAAATTATGTTAGTCATACATGTGGTTTTAAGATATTGAAATTAAGGCTAGTAGAAATTGTAGACgtattaattaatattcatttgaacctcattcctctatttaattaaaagaatttatttatttatttaattaagttcacctaagtcttttatagtctttgattaaataattcactttatttaattaattcccctatctcccattttaattaaatttacatttaattaaattgatccttgcaagtaaataaatctaatttatttatttaaatcctccacttatATTTATGCAAGATggatctatttttgttgaaataaagtaatttatttaaaataaaattccctTCCATccgcttgcaaaatcctacatctcccactttcctccctaaacccccttctagattcttctaaacacttctaatttagctaatccatctcctaaatattgtcgcatccctaagcaaagggaagccacttctcaaaccttcaaagtcttcaataaccattaaaggctttatgtcttcaacaagttaatgttcaaagtcttcataaccattaatggtaaaACTCAACCttattgcatgattagagactttctctctaactcaaccaccATCTAACCCAAGGTTCTCataaagcattcatggctttaaccttggttatccatttaacccttgcacaagagtttgtcccttgggtaaaagctttatccagtggataaccttaacctaaccttaacccttacctcctcaAGTAACCATTATGTCTTCTTAATAATTTAATGCTTTtctcatctcctctcaagcaacctcttgttgacaattgtcaccatctcactggtgagaattgtaaacatggattgataactttcaatcttggcccttgttaagattatccaatcctgGCCTtctattgccctatttttcctataaatagagctctcattctctcattttaggATATCCAAgtgtcatgcatctaatctatagtcattttactaagcatttagcctctctttgataaaatcatCTTAAGATAgcattttagaaataattttaaatatcatagcatatccatgtgagactagtatatattgttaggataggattactaatcatTATCATAACACCATATTCATGCTTGTTTAAATCATCatatatcatacatatctaggaatgcattcatgctaaattaattaaatatcactcattcttggagttgtgtcccattggtgtgtggatctttttgAAAGTGAATTTTACGTTTCTTTACCCCACATTACCTGCACACagaaatattaataattttttatttattaaaaataatatatagatATATTGACCAAATTATACCATCACAACTATCTTTCAACAATATAGATTAAAAATTAATTTCATTTGGATAGAATTATGATGATCATACACATACATGATTTGGCCTTAAACATATGATTTGATTTTCAAGAAGTCACTTTTACATATTATTGATAAAACCAACTTTTATTACAATACATGCAAGTAGTGTGTACGTTGATTGGGTGATGATATAACTCTATAAAGATTGGCTTTGAATTTGAGAAATTTAAACTTGAAATCAATAGGATAGACCATGTGGCATATTCCAATCTAGGTTGGATAgagatgtaagagatctaaacaatttaataattaaaatatgatttttAACTAAACAAATTATATACATTGTGATGATAATGTACTTATTAAAATTTGTATAGTAAGATAAAAGGTAGAAACTTTTATCCCTTACAAATTGATTAAAAGTTGTGTATGAATTACAAAGATGTGAAAAAGGTTTCAaagttgaaataaattttaaattattatgacCATAAATATGATGATAAGTGATCATAGTTATTAATATTGAGTATTTCAATATATCTTTTTGTGAAAGCTATCTATGTTAAAATGTATATATCACAGTTCTTGAATCAAAGTTATACAAGTTTCTGACATATAATTGACAAATACATTAATTTTTGCTCTagttaattttgaattttaattaaaacaaTCAGCAACTCTTTAATTTcagaaaatatatttttatattatataagcAATATTGAAACAtatgtaaatattaaatattatattttagatAAATTATTTCAAAGTTATACAAGTTTCCAACATATAATTGACAAATACATTAATTTTTGctctaattaattttaaattttaattaaaataatcatcAACTCTTTAATTTCAGAAAGTATATTTTTATCTTATATAAACAGTATTGAGACTTATGTagctattatatattatattttagataaattattaaacaaaaaaacataaattGCTACTCTGATCCAATCATTAGTGAAACATTTCCCTCTACCAAAATCTTGATAGCTACAAGCAAAGTAACATGTGAACCAAGTTTCTCCAATCAACAAGATGTGGACCTGCAACTTCTTCAGCTATAAATTATCAAATAAGATGGaaagaaataaatttatttaagaaATGAAGAAAAACTTTATTGGACATGCATGACCTTCTAACACCTTTAGTATCACTCTAAAGATATAGGATCATACCTAAAAATTTCAAACCTGCTGACCTCCTAAAAAGCTGCATACTAGAGACACCTTTTCTATATATAAATATGGATATACACAAGATTTTTTCTTGTAACATCCCCTAAGacagtaattatttaattagacaaaTTTTATATTATCTGCAATGATAAATCCACATTTATATGATTAAGTAGCTCTTGCAAGGTATCCTTGGTACCTAGCTTCTGACTGTGACTTCTGCAATTTGAAGTCCCTGCGTACCATGTGGATGAAAAGCTCTGCAGCCTTATCCACATCTTCTTCTGCACTGTAGCAGTCTTGGGAAGTAGTATACCCATTATTATCATAAGAATGAAGTGGAGGAGGATTTTCAGAAGGCTGTGGACTTACTTGCTTAGAGTGTTGATCCTCCTTCATCCCTGATTTGCTTCCAGATAGCACTCGGACAAGCCACTTGCCAGCCATTTTTAGAACTGATCTTCAATCACAATTCTCTACAGTAACTTTTGTGCCTGCCCACCTGATCAATTCTACTTTTAACTTATAACCCACACCAAGACATCAAATAGAAAAAGAAAGCTGTAAAGAAGATCCGCTAAGGATTGGAAAACTAAACCCAAAGTGGAAAGTGGGTGGGAATTAAATAGTACACAAAGTTCAAGACAGTAAACCATTGGGTCTCTAATCCAATTTGTATCCAGTTTCGGTGGATTCCTTCACccacttcttcctttctttctGACGCCAGAGTTATTTTCTTATCCACCACCGAATTTGAAACCCTAAAAAGTTAAAACCCAACTTGATAGGtcaattaattaaaaaaaggaTATCAAGAAACGATTTGTAAATATCATTGGTATATTATCCTAATCAGATTTCATTGAGATTCGGTGAATTCTTTTTGTACATTGTTATTGCTTTCAATAATGTTGATTGGTGTCTTATATTTCTTTAGATTACATAGATAACTACAAGTAATATtattctggattagattgtgtgagttTGTTTGCATCAAACTCAATTAAGAACTATTATAGATTGTGGAAAACTAATATCTTTAATATTACTCTGCTCAAGAAGTGTGCAACAGCCACACAAAGAGATGGAAAGGAGTATGAAAAGGAAATCTACAGCAGTGTCATGACAAAAACTTCAAATGTAAACAACACCCTACAATTTGAATCCATTCACAACAGTCATAGGCTCTCAATCAAACAATCAACCATGATATGGGGATGAAATCTCCAAGCAATCGAGCCTTCAATCTACAACAGTCTCTAGTTCATCCACTCACTGCAACTTCCAAATTTCAATCTCCCATTCAGAATTCATCCCCACACAATCTCTAGTTCATCCACTCACTCACGACAAGCACATAGAGATGTTGCCTCACCACGCGTGCATTCCTTCAACCTGTGGCATTTCCTTGCAGATGGCCATGAAGAACATATGATATAATCTTCCTACTCACCCTTCAACACATTCTGGCCCCTTCATATGTAGAACGCGCGAGCAGGAGTCATGGTGGAGCAGAACAATACCCAACGGTCGTTTAGCAGTCATGCCCTAGTTGCAGAGTTTTATTATACTTACAAGAAAATGTCTACAATCTATCACATTCAAGCAACAAATAGATTCAACATGAATTCCAAATTGAATGCAGATTTAAAACATTGAAATACAATGGAACAGAGCAGAAAGAAAACAAATTTCAGGAAACCACCAATGAACTTCTTATTTCATTTACTTTCTTCAGAACATAAGACCATCTCCAATCTTCCCAATTTCTCTAATAGCTTTTTGCTCCAACAATAGTCCTTGCAATCGACATTGCAAAGAAGTAAAATACCAATGCCAAATAGTTACCAACTGTTTTCGCAACCACTACATCCGTAAGGGTTTTAACCTTTTATGAATGTTTGCTTAAACATTAAGCATTTAGTAATGCTTTACTTACATTATAAGGCTTTATCCTCCATTATTTCCTAAACCCAAATAAACCCGACAAAAGCCAACATGGCttacaaatgggcccaaaacatgcccttattaattaaataatctggAAAACTTTCATGGTGCAAAGTTGCAcctacaaaacaaaatagaaacaaCAAACAAGGTTTCTATAGCAGACTGGAAGTCTTCCTGTCACTTGGCATAGCTGCTCCTACAGCGTACTCCTGGGGGTAAATTTTGTCTCAAGTCCTCTTGGAGACCAATTGCTAAAGGTCCCCGCCTTGCCTCATAATCTCCATTTCCGGCAACCAAGTGGCCTCCGAATCAGGAAGGCCCTTCCActtgaccaagtgctccatgtgtACTTTGTGTCTTGTCCTCATTGCTTCTCTATTGCTAATGATACGTTCCATCTGTGGCTTCTCCTTAGAAGGCAACTTCTGAATCCAATCATCTGGTTCAAGTGTAGTCTCTGCTACACCAACTTCTTCATTTGAACCCTTATACAATGTGAGATTCGAGACATTAAATATAAGTAAAATAGCCACATCCGGGGGCAATGCGATCTTGTAGGCATTTTCTCTGTACCTTTCCAGAATCTCACATGGCCCAGTCTGCTTCATCATCAACTTTGTATGACTGTCGTGAGCTAACCAATCTTTGTTCAAGTGTACCATGACTAAATCCCCAACTTGGAACTGAACATTCCTTCTTTTCAAATCTGTCTTAGCCTTCACCTTAAGGCTATTTTGCTACAATGTTTTCCTCACGTGCTCATGCACTTCCAGCATTACTTCAACAAACTCTTCTGCATGTCCACTCCTCTTTTCCAAACCATCCATATTCCTGAGTTCAATAACTCCTCATGGATGTCgcccataaacaacttcaaaaggactcATGCTCGTGCTTCTATACAGAGAATCATTATATGCAAACTCCGCCTGAGGTATGATTGCATCCCAACTACCTCCATGTTCCCTTGTCAAACATCTCAGAAGGTTTCCCAAGGATCTATTAACCACTTCAGTctgcccatccatttgaggatgataGACTAAACTAAAAGACAAATTAGTGCCTAATTTCTTCCACAAGTTCCTCCAAAAGTGACCCacaaacttgttgtccctgtcaGATACAATGCTCAAAGGTAAACCATGAATCCGAACTATCTCTTTACAGAACAACCCTGCAATGTAACTGCCATCATTagtggttttacaaggaataaaattagccattttgctgaacctatcaacaaccacaaacACGCTGTCATAACCTGTCCTTGTCCTTGGTAGCCCCATCACAAAATCCATACTCTAACACACCCAAGGTCTGTTCGGTATGGGCAAAGGCTGATAAAGCTCGACATTTTTTGACACTCCCTTGGCCCATTGACACACAAGACAACTCTCCACAAACTTCTTGATGTCtgtttgcatctttggccaataataaaatctttgcactAATTCCAATGTCTTGTTGAGCGCAAAATGACCACCAAGACCTCCACAATTCTTCTCCCTAATCACATTGTCGCTCACAGAACTTTTAGGTATACACAGTTGGCTTCCCTTAAACAGCAATCCATCTTGCaatataaattttgaaaaattagaATGAAAAGTACCTTCTAACTTCATGCAAACCTCATATGCTTCCTTGAAATCTGCATCTTCCGCATACATTCCGTTCAATGCATCCACCCCCATGCTTTGCAATTGaacttcttgcatggttaattcaCTTCTACTAAGAGCATTAGCCACTTTGTTGGCttgtcccttcttgtgtttgatcgTAAAGGTATAAGCCTACAAACATTCAacccacttcatgtgcctatgGTTGAGTTTTTCCGGTCCATTcaagaaactaagagcatggttgtcagtataaacaaTAAACTCTTTAGGCAGcaaatagtgtctccatttttgcaaTGCCTAGACCATGGCATACAATTCCaagtcataagaagaatatttcttctttgcctcattcaacttttTTCTAAAAATTGCAATGGGTCTGCCTTCTTGACTAAGCACAACCCCTATTGAAAAcccactagcatcacattcaatagtagaAACTTTGGTAAAATCAGGTAAAACAAGAATGAGATATTTGGCTACCTTTTGTTTGAATTCCTCAAAACTCTTATATGATGTACTAGTGCATTCAAACTTCGTTTTACCTCCTCCTTTGTTGGTGTCCAAGATAGGTGCACAAATGTTGTTgaagtttcttacaaacttcctatagaatgtggcaaagccatggaaacttctaacttctcCAGCAGCCCTTGGTGTTGGCCAATGAAGGATGGCCTCTACTTTAGATGGATCCATTTTCAGATCTCCCTTGGATAtcacaaacccaagatacaccaactcttgtttcaagaagtcacacttctccgAGTTTATCTTCAACTGTTGTTTTTGTAGCCTTTGTATAACCAActtcaaatgcttcaaatgctcttccttgCTTATGTTTtacaccaaaatgtcatcaagatagaGAACAACAACTTCCCAATGAAGTTATGCAAAACTTCATTTATTAGTCGCATAAGCATACTAGGAGAATTAGATaaaccaaatggcatgaccaaccattcatacaacccttcattagtTTTAAAATTCATCTTCCATTCATTACCCTCTCTTATCCTTATTTGGTGGTACCTGCTTTTGAGGTCTATATTAGAAAAATATGAAGCtccccccaaacaatctaacaaatcttctattctaggaataggaaatctatatctTATAGGTATCCTATTAATGGCCCTAGAATAAGTACATAACCACCACTTACCATCCCTCTTAGGGGCAAGGACTGAGGGTAcaacatgatgaataatgatgaacaacaaataccccaactggtattaagaggtgggggtgaatcagtacatacaaaaacttctccgcaacttatcaagttaagacaatgctaactggttgtcttcattactcaacttaaccatggcaatatcggttaaacacagtaagacttcaaacaacataaaccaataaaACTAAACCCTTCAAatgcattcaatacttgataactacttcacccataaacatatgcatgtggtatatcagcaataccataaccattagctctgcatgcataatcactcaaacaaagaatacttaatcatcacatgaaaaatgcacaactcatgacacaaatttttcacatggaaatccaaatgggaaaaaccatggtggggatgaatacccataagcttgttttgaactcttttgaaactCTCTCTCATAGGAGCCTAGTTccgttaaagactttacaataaggttttgctagtagccaatcctattaaagataacccggttaagggatggctatataccctattaaatattgaaaccctattaaaggttaccttgctagaggatttacagtaagtgagttaaagctacccagcaaagggattttccttctgttgaaatagttagaagacaacaggtaaaactctgatttaataacaacactatatgctaaggtggatcctttttagttcctctactttgtaatcacactctgcaactttcactcactggtttggcaagtatctcattactcggatacacacacaacttataccaacaaaaacaatacaaaaattcatcgaccttatagacaacaattaggtcggtaacacaaaccctaaaccctaagcatcttaggtttacaattacaagcggtccaatccttaCCATCCAAACaccatagaaatcagtaacccatcatgctttcttctcataccgctaagaagaatgttcattcccaaggtagacatttagtGCAATCGATCTTCATATGgaagatcttcaaggaaatccttcatgtgcacaaacttGATGTGGCATCtcatctcatcctcatctcttagctatcTCATCACAGAATACCATCGATTGCATCGTACAAGCaagattgccaaaccgaaaaccatagagctgagactaccaaccggtagtcacacttagtgaaaccttgacatcggttcactacatctcttcataccggttgacctacACTTATTAACATtgatgacaacatactttgtcatattattataccggttcatcatatgccaacaatctccccctttggcattgatcgagatactcagtgtagcattgcaacgaAAAAAAAATCATAGACtagtgcatctaaaatatctttatcttatatcttctcccccttttacaacaatgccaaagtggaggcacaagcttccatactccactatgttgctccccctatggagcagcatccttcaacacatcaatcctgaaagatttgtcactgtaatacttgactgatgtggagcacacaacttttagtttacttcatgaaggggcaaaacccctaattcacctctcaaataggtaaatgtagtctttggtaagggcttagtgaatatatcttcttgttgctccttactggaaacatgttctaatacaacctctttgttttgaaccttctctctcaagaaatgatacttgagcttaatGTGCCTAGTTCTAGCATGCtataccaaattcttagaaatattgattgcactagtattgtcatagaatatacccaatggttcagatataggtactttgaaaccatctaatacatgtttcatccagattgcctgagtgcagttcataaatgttgccacatactctacttcagctgtagattgagaaatatagctctgcttcttgcttgtccaggaaaatagtcttccaccaagaaagaatgctccatcggttgtgctcttctggtcgtccacattacctgcccaatctgcatcggtaaataccttgagattgaaatcaccattatatggatgccacaatccatagtcaattgttcctttgAGGTATCTacgaatcctctt
This window harbors:
- the LOC131047672 gene encoding uncharacterized protein LOC131047672, which translates into the protein MVHLNKDWLAHDSHTKLMMKQTGPCEILERYRENAYKIALPPDVAILLIFNVSNLTLYKGSNEEVGVAETTLEPDDWIQKLPSKEKPQMERIISNREAMRTRHKVHMEHLVKWKGLPDSEATWLPEMEIMRQGGDL